From Salvelinus alpinus chromosome 20, SLU_Salpinus.1, whole genome shotgun sequence:
gtgtaaagtaactccatcacactgtataaagctatgataaatttttttatatttttactgaaaacaagacaaaaataccaagtaattttttgcagtgtgactccattaaatgtgtgtgtgtgtgtgtgtgtgtgtgtgtgtgtgtgtgtgtgtgtgtgtgtgtgtagattaaacatgaacgggccaaaacggacatggcagcaggtcaaaatcaaatacaagaacattctgcagaatggtatggtccctgactaatatttaacaaagcacaagcatatattgtacccagaaggtgcctgctcacacattgtctgtactgttttagcagtgaaaaagaatacccacagacaaggcacgggtggtgggtcaccaaaggctgaccttaccccagcagaggacatggccttggagctaaataaaggcaggcccgtcttagaggggatccctggggggaaagagacgagcataggttcctcccaagatgccacccgcttcattcaaggtatgtccttccatctctacatgggatacaaccacattcatattgaatcaatttggactgtctgactttggtttacctattgccttgcagtgtctggcagcactgtgttcctgttagagccaccagcacaagcaccagacgatgctgatccagtgagtactccatcaaaggcatactgtaggcctggcatgtcttgtctactagcttcaatatgaatccgattaaatgtgatagggtgaaggccccagtgcagcagcaacagcacatgatggagacgatgatgaggaggagaccatctctctggattccagaaggcatgaggtatcatgttaagactgtgaaagtactatttactctacaatggtgaggagtcctcatcaaaatcaaaaaatctaatttcttttacaggacccagatgctatacagtgggaaaaccagcctggcaacatagtgcgtattaataaaaggacaccacatcctgccaaattccagctgcgctaattgtattgtgttcacagagctcacaagctatcagaaagttgtatggcaaccacctccggcgccaaatagaactggcagacatagacattcagtacaagaagaaaaagatggaaaatcttgcactggagtccgaaataaaaaagaggacaattaggaaactggaccttgaaataaaaaaacttgagagggaggtgagatatgccttcaatgtacactgtatgctaactgtaacacaaatgtattaatcattatttttctttcctcccccagctccaagaagatgacacagctcaaaataaaaattaggtatattctcgtaaagtcaagtgagccatgacatatgagctcttattgtgagcacacaggacggtggcatctttctaaggtttttttttattttcccagcaatcagtacaaccaagtcatcgttataaggcatcgccctcttttgcccacccccccagcaccaggtgtggccactagcctatatgaaggcccaaaattgtgtgttcctttctgctctgacaatggcatgcccattcgtgcgagatgtggtggatgaagaagcacttgtgctgaggagagccttcaggcgagaaagggtcttcagggaccggttggacccactggccttccctgatgaccatctatatgaaagatacaggttttctgcagatggcatcaggtatctatgcagactactgggtcccaggattaagcaccgcactgcacggagccatgcactgagtgtggagcaaatggtttgtgtggccttgcgcttttttgctagtggagccttcctgtactcagtgggggatgcagaacagctgaacaaggccacaatttgccgcacaataaggagtgtgtgtctggctatcaaagcattagcagatgtcttcatctccttccctggccacagaagactctgtgacatcaaagaggagttctataggattgcaggtaagaggatctacaaattacaggacaactgttaacacacagtaggatactcattactttgtgtgacaggtttccccaatgtcattggtgcagtggactgcacacacataaggataaaagccccctcaggtgcccatgaggccgattttgtgaataggaaatcctttcacagcattaatgttcaggtgaacataactttttgatattgtccattgacgaacactctgcattgccagtgatgtgcattgattggtgtaatattcctcatcttatgatttcagatggtctgcaatgctgactgtgtgatcagcaatgttgtggcaaaat
This genomic window contains:
- the LOC139546649 gene encoding myb/SANT-like DNA-binding domain-containing protein 4 isoform X3, coding for MATRAAYFSPSEAQILMEAYEEVKDIIKKKGNTATVIKQREKAWQSIADRLNALNMNGPKRTWQQVKIKYKNILQNAVKKNTHRQGTGGGSPKADLTPAEDMALELNKGRPVLEGIPGGKETSIGSSQDATRFIQVSGSTVFLLEPPAQAPDDADPGEGPSAAATAHDGDDDEEETISLDSRRHEDPDAIQWENQPGNISSQAIRKLYGNHLRRQIELADIDIQYKKKKMENLALESEIKKRTIRKLDLEIKKLERELQEDDTAQNKN
- the LOC139546649 gene encoding putative nuclease HARBI1 isoform X1 yields the protein MKAQNCVFLSALTMACPFVRDVVDEEALVLRRAFRRERVFRDRLDPLAFPDDHLYERYRFSADGIRYLCRLLGPRIKHRTARSHALSVEQMVCVALRFFASGAFLYSVGDAEQLNKATICRTIRSVCLAIKALADVFISFPGHRRLCDIKEEFYRIAGFPNVIGAVDCTHIRIKAPSGAHEADFVNRKSFHSINVQMVCNADCVISNVVAKWPGSVHDSRIFRASEIYQCLSQGEFSGVLLGDRGYGCQPFLLTPFTDPQEAQQAYNHAHARTRARVEMTFGLLKARFHCLHKLRVSPVRACDITVACAVLHNVACLRKERAPRVPPAMDWDNPAIFPDDDSGRLLRDQYVLNYFS
- the LOC139546649 gene encoding myb/SANT-like DNA-binding domain-containing protein 4 isoform X2, which produces MATRAAYFSPSEAQILMEAYEEVKDIIKKKGNTATVIKQREKAWQSIADRLNALNMNGPKRTWQQVKIKYKNILQNAVKKNTHRQGTGGGSPKADLTPAEDMALELNKGRPVLEGIPGGKETSIGSSQDATRFIQVSGSTVFLLEPPAQAPDDADPGEGPSAAATAHDGDDDEEETISLDSRRHEDPDAIQWENQPGNISSQAIRKLYGNHLRRQIELADIDIQYKKKKMENLALESEIKKRTIRKLDLEIKKLEREVRYAFNVHCMLTVTQMY